The genomic segment CCGCTTCAGACACGCGATTCTGTCTTTGAAAATCTCACCACCGCCGATAGCGGCCAGCAAACTCAGGGCGTGACCACCTTTGCGGATGGAGGCCAAGCTCCTATTGGAAACCTTGGTAGCGGCGAAGGTGCCATTGATGAACTCGTTAACCTGGGCATCTCCATTTTGGGTGGGCAAGGGAAGCGACCCTCCAGCGCCGGTATTCCGCTTAAGCCCTATCTAGATGCGTCAGACGGTGGAACAGGCGTCGCATTGACTGACGGTGTTCCGGTCACTCGTAGCACAGCCCCTAACCAGAGAGGGCGGCGTCTACAGCCCAATCAGTTCCGATAGTTTATGCCTCTCGCCATAGATTCAATTGCCCCTATGGCGAGTCATTCTGACTTAGGATGTCTGCTGCTGTAAAGCCGCAATCACTTTGTCATGCAGTAGGCCATTACTGACAACCACCCCTTGGTTATCCACCAGCTTTGCACCTTGGGAAAAATCGAGGGGTTTGCCATGCATATCTGTGACGCGCCCTCCGGCTTCTTCGACAACAATGGTTCCGGCCGCGTGGTCCCAAATTTTCTCCCGGTAGTCTGGGGTTTTGGGTGAAGGTAAACGTAGGTAGAGAGCCGCTTCCCCTGAAGCCACTGCACCGTATTTAGCTTGGCTATCCATTCTTAAAGAGTCTTGGGTAATGCCCGCAGCTTTAGCTATTTCAGCCTGCTGAGCTTGGTTGCCGTGGCCTGATTCTACGCTCTCAACAAACCGTAGATTTGGGTCATTTTCAGAACTTACAACTTTAATAGTTTGAGGATTCTGGCCGTCAAGTCCAGACATCGTTGTGCCTTCGCCACGAACAGCGACAAACATCAGTCCGGGCTGGGCTGCACTCAACTGGAGGGCAGGACAGACAAGAACGCCGACCTTGACCTCTCCATCTTCGACTAGGGCAAGGGCCACAGCATACTGATCTTTCCGCAAAAAGCCTTTGGTGCCGTCGATAGGGTCTAGGGTCCAGTAGCGCGGTCCCACGGAGCCGTTGCCGTGATCGATCCAGGAGACCACCTGATCAGGAGTGGTGTTGGGGGCGATGGCACCGACATAATCAGCAACCTGAGACAGTCGCTCTGCCATCTCGGGCTGCTTCAGTTCAGCGGCATCTTCTTCGCCTACTACAGGGTCGTTGGGAAACTCAGTTGCCAATTCTCGACAGATCAGGGCTTGAGAACCAAAGTCAGCAATGGTGACGGGGCTGCGATCTTTTTTTTCGATGGCCTCTGGCGAAATTTCGTGTCGGACACGCTCACAAAGCTGACCGGCAGCTAGGGCCGCTTTAATCGCAATTTGTTTTTCAGTTTCGTAGGCCATATACAGTCGATCTCTCAATTTTCTGACGTGGATAAGCAATTTTTACAATAGCGTATTCCTCAGGCCTTTCTGAGGTCTTGATCCTGGACCAATGATGAGAAAAAAGTTCGCTTATGGAAATAGTCTCAATTTCGGGAACTATCTCTAGCAACAGGCTGTTGTGATCATTGCTACACACCATCGTTTTTCGCCAGTAATCAAACAAAGGTCATTAGAAATTTAGCACTGGCAACAGACACGATTGAGAGACGAATGCTTTTTCCCAATTTGAGCACGCGGCAAAAGCGGAAAGCTCCTCATCGTAAATTTCAGAGATCTTTACAGCTGATTCACAATTTTGCTGGATTGAGCTTCATAAAGGAGAGTTGACAATACCTTGCTAATAGCTTAATCCTGAGAATAATAGTTCTGTCTGTAATAGCTCACTCGATATCCTTCACTCTGTACATGAAGCTACAAAGTTTTCTCAAAAAGACCCTGTGGGTTGCAACATCAGCTATCCTCCTGAATCCCGTCGTTGTATTGAGTCAATCAGCTAGGGAATTTCTCACGAATAGTGATGTTCTCAAGCTAATTAAAGCGGGAATTCCTGAAGAAACAATTATTCTTTCTGTCCAAAATAGCCCTGCTAATTTTGATACCTCTCCTGAAGCATTAATTGAACTTCGTCAGCAGGGTGTAAGCCAACAAATAATGAACGCAATGCTGGCTCCGAAACAGTCACCTGACGTTACAAAGGTTGGCACACATCAAGATAGTCAAGGAAATGCGGTTAGCATTGCGCTGAGTTCAGTGAAGCTGATTGCTGACGAACAAGAACACATCATGAAACGACGCAAGCCCAATGTTCAGATCACTTCGGGCTCTAGGCTATTGGCACCTTGGGTTGCGCCCTCGAAGCAAAAAGCAGTCATTAGCGGGAGTAGGTCAAATTTACGAATCTCTGATCACTCCCCAACGTTTGAGATGTCTCTCCCCTCTGACATTTCCCCTAACGATTATATTGTTCTCGTGAAACTCGATTCGAAGAAAGACCGACGTGAGGTTCAAACGGGCAGAGCTGGTGGCGGTGGACTGAAGGAATTCTTTGGAGCTGGCGTTCGCGTCAAACAAGGGATACGAGAAAAGACTAAGGTCAATTTGGTATACGAAGAGCTACAAAGTAGCAGTAGTGTCGGACTCACGACCTATCGTGCCAAGGTTAACAGTCCGCTGGCGGCCGGCGAGTACGGTCTAGTTTATCAAGACTTCTTTTATGACTTTGGCTTGGATCTTTAAGCATTGAAGGCTCAGTCACTTCAGTTCGGGTTGAGCCAATCTTGGAACTTCATTCACGACGAAACGCGGACGGCTGCCTGTAAGAGAGTCAGGAGGAATGCCGATCTCGCACACTCTGGTTCAGTAGAAGGTTGCTTGCTTCCCCAAGTAGTCATTTGGCGAGATCGGCAGCCATGACCCTAATCACCTAGTAGATTATCTACTTTATTGGCTTAGCCAATGACGCGGTAGCAGCTCGCTCACGGGTACGACCTCAGTTTCAGAAACGATCACTAAAGTCTTGTAGTTTTGCTCGCTAACCTGAACCATCATTTCTCGACAGCGACCACAGGGGGGGATAATTCCTCTTTTTGAAACAGCGACGATGTAGTCAATCACTGTTTCACCTTCTTTGATCATATTCACGATTGCAGAAGCTTCGGCACAAAAGCCAATGCCGCAGGCGAGGTCAATGCAAATACCGGTATGGATTTGACCATCTTGAGCTTGGAGAGCACAGCCAACGGTACCTGCATCTTCTGAGGGACGTGCTAGAGCTACGGGCTTGACTAACTTTTGAGCTTCGGCAATCAACTGACCAAAGTTGTTAGAAGGTATCATTGATGTTTTTAATCCAACATTTTTACTCAAGGGGTTGCCAGGTCGAAACGGCCCGCAACACATCAGGAATATCCATCACCTCGGGGGCAAAGGCAAGCTGCGTTTCAGACAAACCCAAATAGCCAGATTCCTGAAAAGCGAGCAGGACTCGCTTGAGGGCCAGCCAAACTTCGACTTCATACTCCCAGTCACCGTAGCGCGGTGCATGACCTGCAATCGCTTTCAGTGCCCAAAAATAGCTGTTGCGGACCACCGATCCCCCTTTCTTGAACTGGGGTAAATCGTTCTGGTCAATAATTAAGATCTCTTGCTCAACTCGCGCTTTCATTGGGGGCTTTCATTCAGTTTTTAGAGACTGCAGGTTCGTGGCTAGGATAGCGGCCTGGGTGCGATCTCTTAAATTAAGCCGCTTCAAAATGCTGTTAACGTGATTTTTTACAGTCCGTTCCGAAATATACAGCGCGTCCGCGATTTCACGATTGCTCTTACCCGCTGCGATCAGCTGCAAAACCTCTAGCTCTCGGGGTGTTAGCTCATTGATCTCAGGCGGCGGCGGGGGAGCTGCTGGAGTCGCCGTCATCACCTTATCAAAGAGTCCTGGTCCTAGATGGGTATAGCCCTTCTGGACAGCTCGAATGGCTTCGGCTAGCTCGTTGGAGGGCGTATCTTTGAGCAAATAACCCTTTGCCCCCTGTCGCATGGCACGAGTCACGTAGTCATCTTCGTCAAAGGTGGTCAATATCAGCACCTTTAGATGGGGAGCCTGTTCATGCAGGGTGCGGGTTGCGGCCACGCCATCCATAATCGGCATTCGCACATCCATTAGAATCACGTCAGGCTGCAGGGCAATTGCCTGCTCAACCGCTTGCTGTCCATTCTCTGCTTCGCCAATCACTTCTAAGTCAGGTTTGGCATCCAGGAGGCTGCGTAGCCCTTCGCGGACAATCCCCTGATCGTCAACGAGTAGTAAGCGAATCATCGGATCCCTCGTGGAATGATGGCCTGAATTTGGCATCCTTGCTGGGGTTGGCTGTGTAATGTGAAGGTACCCCCCAGTGCTTCTGTGCGCTCTTGCATACTCTGCAGTCCGAATCCGACGGTGTGCTGCGTGGGATCAAACCCCTGTCCATTATCTGTGATTTGAAGCTGATAATCAGCATTCTGTTCCCGAAAGTGAAGCTGCACCTCGGTGGCTTGGCTGTGTTTGGAAACGTTGGTGAGGGCTTCTTGCGTCAATCGGAATAAGGCGTTCGCGAATTCTTTGGGCAGCGTCGCTGTTTCGGCAATTTGAGCAATTATTTTGATGCCCGTATTTTGCTCGAAGGCTTTGGTTAACTGCTGCAGGGCTTGGGTTAGGGTTCTATTCTGCAGCGGATCAACCCTGAGAGAGGCGACGGATTGCCGGACATCTTGTAGGGCATTTTTACCGAGTTGTCGTGCTTTTTGCAGGTGATCGAGGGCTTTTGTCTGATCCTGGGGCATCCATAGATCAACGTTCTCAAGCTGAATGCTTTGAGCTGTTAGGGAATGCCCCACTGAATCGTGCATCTCGCGGGCGATGCGCTGTCGTTCCTGGAGGGTAGCCTGATTTTCAATCAAGAGGGTATAGCGACGCAGGCGCTCATTGGCTTGGGTCAGATTGTCTTGACTTTGCTTCGCGGTCAGTAAGGCGCTGACCAGTAACGTGACAAAAATGAGGACAAATCCGAATAGCAAAGAGGAATTCAGGACCACAGCATCTAAAAAGTCAGGCTGCAGGCGGAAGCGCTCTCGATGGAGCAGGCGGGTCAGAGGGACACCCAAGAAATGAACTCTGGCAACGGCTAACCCCAGCATTACCAGAAAGGAGATGTAGGCGAGCAGGGTGACGATAATTCGACCGCGCCAGCGGAACATTAGGCAGGCGCGAATGACCACGACTAACAATAGAGGCGGAAAGGCAGTTTGAGCGTGACTGCCGATTAGAACCGCGAGCCAGCTCAATTCTAACCCCAGTAGTGTGTAGAGTCCCTGGGGGAGACGTGTGGAACCAGTGGGGAGGCGCAGCCCTAGAAGGCCGAGAATGCCGATGCTGGTCACTGCGGCGATGGGGTATCGAGGATAGTTGCGTCGATGTCGTCGGAAGGGGCGTTCGTGAATGGGGGGTGACTGTGCCCGTTCGATGAATGGAGCTGGAACAACCCTGATTTGAGCTGCGGGTCGAGGACGATTGGGGGGGCGACTGGGGAGGGGCGAGAGGATAGCTAGGGTTGCGATCGCAACCAAAATCCACTCTAAATAGAGCAGCAGCCGAAACGGATGGCGAGACAAAGGGGATCGGCGCAGCATGACCGCAAACAATGGATTGCGCCTCCACTATAGAACAGCGACTCCAGCGCCTGGTGGAATTGACCTATCGCTCAAAGAATTTAGTACCAAAGGACTAGAACAGGATTAGTACCCCCGGTGCAATCGATTTAGGAGCTTTGATCCTAGTGAGACCAAGACCCAATTTCATAGGATAGAGATGTTCAAAGGAAAACCGGTTTCCCAGAGCCTTTAGCTTTCTATCCAAGAGATTTAACCATGAAATTCAACCAGGTCACCGTACTTGCCGCAGCTACTATTTTGATTCCCCTGGGCGGCACGATTGCCCACTTTACCGCCGCGCCCAAGGCGGCTGTTGCTCAGTCAGAGCAACTCCTTTTAGCTCAAGCATCTGAAACGCCTACAGAAGGGAAAGGTGAGAAACGTCGAGGTTGGGACCGCAGCAAACTCTTTGAGCAGCTCGATCTATCAGATGCTCAAAAAACAGAGATTCAAAACATTCGTCAACAGGCCCGCGAGAATGGACCAGGCCGAGAAGAAGCACGTGCTGCACGAGAAAAGATGCGCGAACTTTTTGCCAGCGATGCTAGCTCAGATGAACTACGCACGCAGTACCAAGACAGTCAATCACTTCGTCAAGAGCTACGTGAGCAGCGCTTTGAGACAAAACTCAAAATTCGTGAGGTTCTCACTCCAGAGCAGCGCACCAAGTTAGCAGAACTTAAGCCAGAGCGTCGTAGACACCGTGGGGGAAAAGGCCCTCAAAGCAGAACCTTCTAAGAGCAACGCATCGTTTTGGCCGAACGATCGGCGCTAATTTTACTCTCTAATTCATTCTGTAACGCGAGCTAAAGATGAACCTTTAGCTCGCTTTTGCTGACAGCAACGTTTCCTCAAGCTTCAAAAACGATTAAGGTAAAAAAGAGAAAATCGCGTTCCTGAGATCAAAAAATTATGGCTCACACCATTGTCACTGACGTTTGCGAAGGCGTAGCCGATTGCGTCGATGCCTGTCCCGTTGGCTGTATCCATGATGGTCCTGGTAAAAATACGAAAGGAACAGATTGGTACTGGATTGACTTTGCCACCTGTATTGACTGCGGTATTTGCCTGCAGGTTTGTCCTGTAGAGGGCGCTATTGTGGCCGAAGAGCGAGCTGACTTACAAAAAACACCGACTTAAGGCGATGTGCGACTTAATCGCTGAAACCCTTGTATTCTCATTGCCTCTCATAAAACAGAGCGACCAGGAACAACGCAGTATCAAGTCTTTCAGAAAAGTCGCACATGGCCTGACTTAACAATCTTGCAAAGAGAGCTGCAATCTTAGGAAGCTGTCCAAGTGAAAGAATGCTGGATCTCCTGACCCGTTGGGGCGCTCTCACTTAGCCAGGATGCATTCTTCTCCAGTACTAGCTACACTTTCTCCGGTGTCGGTTCCGCTGCGACTGGCTTAGGGATATGGAGGAGATAAATGACCCGATCGCCAGGCTGCCAGTCTTCATCTGCCTTAGCAATTCGTATCTGATCCTGACGTTCTACCAGCATGGGCGTGAGCGTCCCGGCCTTGGCTAAAGCCCGCAGGTGATTGCGCTGCTTCTGGCATTTCCCTTCATCGGTGTCTAGGACTGTCTCATTCACTTTGACTTCGCTTTTCGCCAGATACTGGTTCCATTTTTTAATCGATAGCTTGGGTGAGAAAGCGCGCTTGATCTCAGGGCTAATGGGCGTATCCGTTCCTGGCTTCGGGTCGGCCTTCGTGGGGAATGCCGCAAGTACTCGAGGCGGATGGAATTCTTCATTCACCCGTTCGGCTAAAACTGAATTGACCTCTAGGTTGCTGGTGACGGTTAAAAATGTCCCCACGGAAGAAACGCCTGCGCTGTTCAGAGCTTCCATATCTAAGGCACTGGTCTGGTAGACGCGCAGATTCTCAGACCGAGCCTGCTGGCAATAGTCGGGGTTGGCATCGATCATTACCACATCTTCCCCGCGATTTTTGAGGAGGTGGGCGAGCTGGCGTCCAAAAGCATTACAGCCCACAATCATCGCACCACTGGCTTCGTCGGAGCGCACCTTAAGCCAGCCCGCGACCCAGCGTGCGGTCAGGCCCTGGACAAACACCGTCAGAATAATGGTCAAGAATACAAGGGCCTTAATGGCATCGCCGCCATTGATGCCCTGCTGCGTCAGCGAGATAGAGAACAGTGACGCCACGGAAGCCGCCACAATGCCCCGAGGGGCGACCCAGGAGAGAAATGCTTTTTGTCGCCAGTTGAGATCGCTGTTCCAGGTGGACACAATGATATTGATGGGGCGCACCACGAACATCAAGACTAAAACCGTCAGGAAGCCACCCGGTCCTAAAGCAAAGATACTGGCAATGGATAGATCGGCTGACAGTAAGATAAACAGCACTGAGATTGCCAGGATGCTGAGCTGGTTCTTAAACCGACGCAGCAGCCGTTCCTCTGGGACTGATGCCACCCGCAGCATGATTCCCGCCGCTACCGCTGTCATCAGACCCGATTCGTTGAGCAGCGTCTGTGCCGCACCAAATAATCCCCACAAACCCGCGAGAACTGACAGATTTTTCAAGTCCTCGGAGAGAAACTCCGCTTTTTTGAGCAGTAGACCCAGGAGCCAGCCGCCCCCGACGCCGATGGCTCCACCAATCCCCAACCGCAGCGTTAGACCGCTGATAATTGTATAGGGGTCTGCATTACCTCGCAGCACAATGTTGAGGACTACTACCGCCAGAATCGCACCCACGGGGTCAATGATCACTCCTTCCCCTTCTAGGAGGGTCGAGACTTTGCGATCTGCTCCTACTTGCTTGAGCAGCGGTGCAATAACGGTGGGGCCCGTGACCACGACTAAAGAGGCATAGAGAAAGGCAATCTGCCAAGGAAATTCACTTAGCCAGTGGGCTGCCATGCCGCCCCCTAGCAGCGTGATCAGTGAACCGATGGTGACTAAGTTGCGAAGACTGCTGGAAACTTCTTCGACTTCACGCAGCTGCAGGTTCAGGCCACCTTCAAATAGAATGAGCGCCACAGAGAGAGACACCATCACCTCTAGGCCACTACCTAATAGAGAGGGATGGATAACTCCAAGGCCGCTGGGTCCCAATAAGATGCCAAAGGACAGCAGAAAGACGATGCTGGGCACCTTGAGGTAGTCTGCAATCACCTGGGCGGCGATTCCCGCGACCACTGTGATCACCATTAGCAGCGTAATGTCTAGGCTCCCTTCCATCTACGACTGCCTCAGCTTGTGCGCCTCATGTCCCTGTGGGTGCACCCTGGTCATGGTCTGATTCCTTTACAAAGCAACGCCAACTTTACGCTTTAACCCCTTGCGAGATCATTCTATTGTGCCTCAACAGTATGCCCATTTCTCCTGATGTTGCCTACGGGTAGCAGGCCGTTCGAAGCAGGGAGAGACAGATCTATTGAGATTCTAATCGTTTTGCCCGCAGGCGTTGAATCCCCTGAAAAAGAAGCGTTTCATCACAGACTAACTGATTTTGACAGGGTTCGTACCCTTGGCCGGGTATTTGGAGGACGGCTGTGGCAGAAGACGCTGTAGAGTTGCACAGGGCCTGCAGACCTTGAAAAATCTGCTGATGATCGCCACCCGTGAGGACGATGTGGCTGTGAGAAAAGTCTTGACACCAGCTTTGAATGAAATCAGATAGCCCTGCCCAAATCGTATAGAGCACGCCGCTGCGCATAGCGTCGGCTGTATTTTTCGCCCAGCGTGGCGGCATTGGATCGGTGGGTTGGAGATCGGGAAGCGGGGTTGCCTGCGTCAGAGAACGTAGCTGGAGGGCGATGCCCGGTAGAATCGCTCCACCCACTAAGTGACCGCTGGCATTGGCCCCGGTGAGTGTTAGGGCAGTGCCGCCATCGATGACTAACATGGGCCAGCCGTAGATTTCTCCGGCGGCCCAGAGGGCTAGGGCGCGATCGCAACCCAACGACGTATACATTCCGGGCAGGGGAATATCAGTAAGCTGCAGCAGCGTTCCCCGAGGATAGCCCTGCCATAGCTGGGTTTGATGGGGCACAACCGAAAGAATCCACAACGACGGCCACTGTCTTTCTTCATCAGATGTACCGCCCTCATCTATACATTGCAACGCTGGAGAGAGCACCTGCCACTCAGCCCACTGCTGAGGCGTCTTTGCATCTCCGTTTGTGTAGGGGATATCCCAGGTTTGCTGCAGCTTAGAACCCGAAAACATAGCCCAGTGTTGCCGAGAATTGCCCACCACTAGAGCACACCAGCGCTCCTCCGACCGCTCAAGGTTGGCTCGGGACATACTTCACCATGTGCAAATAGTTCTGTACATCATGCAGCCGCTCGTAGCTGAGCCGATCTGCAACCTGATTCATAATAATCAGTCCTCGCCCTCGGTCTGACTCTCGATCTTCTAGAGGCATTTTTGCTAACTGCTGTAGAAGATTAAAGAAGGGGCCCTGATCCCAGACGTACAGCTCCAGGTACTCTGGCGCTATTTTGACTTCAATATCGATGGGGGTTTCAACGGGTAAACCTCGATGAGCATGGCGGACTGCATTGGTAAAGCCTTCCGCTAAGGCAATTTGACAGCGAAGCCAGTCCATCTCTGAAAGAGAGACATGATCAATCTGATTAAGCCAATCTAGTATGGTACTGAGATTCTTTAAATCAGTACTGACCTGGAGATGGTGATGCTTCAGCACATTGGGTAACCCGTAACAAAGGAGCGAACCAACTGATTTTTGGAGCTAATCGTCTGGGAGATATCCTGATCGCTGAGTCTCCTAACGCTGTTGGGAAACCGCATCAGTGGGAGAATTCTTAAAGGACTGTAGACATCGGCAGGGGGGCCAACGCTTCGTCTCGATTAAGTCCATGATCTCCTTGCTGATAGCAGATTAGCTCAAATCCTTACCCTCTAGCATGTTGCACATTTTAATTATTGATGATGATCGCGTGACTTGCTTACTGCTGCAGCGGGTCCTTGAGCAGCAGGGGTACAGGGTGACGGTCGCGACCAACGGTCAGGCTGGGATTGAACTCGCCCAATCTGTTCAGCCTGCCCTAGTGATCTGTGATTGGATGATGCCGATTATGGATGGCATTCAGGTCTGTCGAACGTTGAAGGCCGATCCGTCGCTATCCACCACGTTTTTTATTCTATTGACCTCTCGGGGAGACCTTGAAGACCGAATTAAGGGACTCAATGCTGGTGCCGATGAATTTTTAAGCAAGCCCATTGATGCCAACGAGCTAAAGGCACGGGTGCGGGCTGGACTACGACTCTATCAGCTCAATCAAGATCTGTCTCAGCTTAATCTGGCACTGCAGCAAGAGACCCAGCGTCTAGAGCAGGAGCGGGCTGAGGCGGCTGACTATGTGCGCTCCATTTTGCCAGATCCCATGGAATCGCCCTGCACGATTCGATCTCGGTTTGTGCCCTCTAGCCAGCTGGGGGGGGATTGTTTTGATTATTTTTGGATCACGCCGGAGTCTCTGGTTCTTTACCTGCTAGATGTCTCGGGGCACGGTCTCAAGTCGGCGCTCTCTTCGGTTCAGATTTTGCAGGTGCTGCGCTCCCGAGGGCTGGGCGCTGACTATCAGAATCCCCAGGCGGTCCTGGAAGCGCTCAACCGTTTGTTTGCAATGGAGGAGCATGATTATCAATACTTCACGATTTGGTACGGTGTCTATCAGCCTGCTAAACAGGAGCTGGTTTACGCTACTGCTGGACATCCTCCGGCGTTATTGATTGGTGAGAGTCAGCCTATTGAGACTCAGCTACTAAAAACAAAGGGATTGCCCATCGGGATGTTCGCTGAGGCAGAATATTGTTGCGATCGCATCTCCATTCCCATTAACAGCACCCTCTATCTGTTTAGCGACGGCATTTATGAAATTCTGCAGCCCGACGGCCAAATCTGGGGGTTTCCGGCATTCGCTGAAGCACTCAAAAGCTCCCACAGCAAAGGTCAGCCCAGTCTAGACACGATTCTCGACCAAACCAAAACCCGCTGCGTCGCCGAGACCTTTAGCGATGATCTCTCTCTGCTACAAATTCACTTTACGGCAGATCTGCCCTAAGCCACTGTCGCTTTTGAAGCGACCCTAAGTCACTGTCGCTTCAAAAGCCGCACGATCTAAATAAATTTCAAATACCTGATGCGTATCCGTGAGGCCAAACAGCATATCAACCTGCTGATTGATCGCGCATAGACAGAATCGACAGCCCTGGGCGCGAGACATCTTGAGAGCCAGCACCAGCGCTCCTAGGCCAGAGCTGTCCATAAACGTCACAGCCTGACAGTCCACTAGAATAACAGTGGCTGCCGTATTTAAAGCTTGGCTGACCGCCTGGTGTAGGGCTGCCGCCGTCGTACCGTCTAAAATCTCAGTAGGCTGTATGATTTGCACATTGAGGCTCATAGCTTCTCAACTAATCTCTTCGTTAAGGATGAACAACAGGCGATTCAGCGTCGGTGTCTTTAGGTTCTCCGTCGTCGGACAATGCCCTTTGGGTTCAGAATAGATCGTATGCCTTGGACTCGGATTTTCAGCGGAATCATTGCCATTATCCTGGCTCTAGGGGGGACCATTCTGGGGGGCTGGTACTTTACCGCTGGCCTCGCTATTCTCGTTTATCTGGCTCAGCTAGAGTATTTCCAACTGGTTCGTGCCAAGGGCATTTTGCCTGC from the Acaryochloris thomasi RCC1774 genome contains:
- a CDS encoding pantothenate kinase, whose amino-acid sequence is MSRANLERSEERWCALVVGNSRQHWAMFSGSKLQQTWDIPYTNGDAKTPQQWAEWQVLSPALQCIDEGGTSDEERQWPSLWILSVVPHQTQLWQGYPRGTLLQLTDIPLPGMYTSLGCDRALALWAAGEIYGWPMLVIDGGTALTLTGANASGHLVGGAILPGIALQLRSLTQATPLPDLQPTDPMPPRWAKNTADAMRSGVLYTIWAGLSDFIQSWCQDFSHSHIVLTGGDHQQIFQGLQALCNSTASSATAVLQIPGQGYEPCQNQLVCDETLLFQGIQRLRAKRLESQ
- a CDS encoding sodium:proton antiporter, whose protein sequence is MEGSLDITLLMVITVVAGIAAQVIADYLKVPSIVFLLSFGILLGPSGLGVIHPSLLGSGLEVMVSLSVALILFEGGLNLQLREVEEVSSSLRNLVTIGSLITLLGGGMAAHWLSEFPWQIAFLYASLVVVTGPTVIAPLLKQVGADRKVSTLLEGEGVIIDPVGAILAVVVLNIVLRGNADPYTIISGLTLRLGIGGAIGVGGGWLLGLLLKKAEFLSEDLKNLSVLAGLWGLFGAAQTLLNESGLMTAVAAGIMLRVASVPEERLLRRFKNQLSILAISVLFILLSADLSIASIFALGPGGFLTVLVLMFVVRPINIIVSTWNSDLNWRQKAFLSWVAPRGIVAASVASLFSISLTQQGINGGDAIKALVFLTIILTVFVQGLTARWVAGWLKVRSDEASGAMIVGCNAFGRQLAHLLKNRGEDVVMIDANPDYCQQARSENLRVYQTSALDMEALNSAGVSSVGTFLTVTSNLEVNSVLAERVNEEFHPPRVLAAFPTKADPKPGTDTPISPEIKRAFSPKLSIKKWNQYLAKSEVKVNETVLDTDEGKCQKQRNHLRALAKAGTLTPMLVERQDQIRIAKADEDWQPGDRVIYLLHIPKPVAAEPTPEKV
- a CDS encoding cytidine deaminase family protein codes for the protein MIPSNNFGQLIAEAQKLVKPVALARPSEDAGTVGCALQAQDGQIHTGICIDLACGIGFCAEASAIVNMIKEGETVIDYIVAVSKRGIIPPCGRCREMMVQVSEQNYKTLVIVSETEVVPVSELLPRHWLSQ
- a CDS encoding sensor histidine kinase, which gives rise to MLRRSPLSRHPFRLLLYLEWILVAIATLAILSPLPSRPPNRPRPAAQIRVVPAPFIERAQSPPIHERPFRRHRRNYPRYPIAAVTSIGILGLLGLRLPTGSTRLPQGLYTLLGLELSWLAVLIGSHAQTAFPPLLLVVVIRACLMFRWRGRIIVTLLAYISFLVMLGLAVARVHFLGVPLTRLLHRERFRLQPDFLDAVVLNSSLLFGFVLIFVTLLVSALLTAKQSQDNLTQANERLRRYTLLIENQATLQERQRIAREMHDSVGHSLTAQSIQLENVDLWMPQDQTKALDHLQKARQLGKNALQDVRQSVASLRVDPLQNRTLTQALQQLTKAFEQNTGIKIIAQIAETATLPKEFANALFRLTQEALTNVSKHSQATEVQLHFREQNADYQLQITDNGQGFDPTQHTVGFGLQSMQERTEALGGTFTLHSQPQQGCQIQAIIPRGIR
- a CDS encoding indolepyruvate ferredoxin oxidoreductase subunit alpha, coding for MAHTIVTDVCEGVADCVDACPVGCIHDGPGKNTKGTDWYWIDFATCIDCGICLQVCPVEGAIVAEERADLQKTPT
- a CDS encoding ATP-binding protein, translating into MLKHHHLQVSTDLKNLSTILDWLNQIDHVSLSEMDWLRCQIALAEGFTNAVRHAHRGLPVETPIDIEVKIAPEYLELYVWDQGPFFNLLQQLAKMPLEDRESDRGRGLIIMNQVADRLSYERLHDVQNYLHMVKYVPSQP
- a CDS encoding PP2C family protein-serine/threonine phosphatase → MLHILIIDDDRVTCLLLQRVLEQQGYRVTVATNGQAGIELAQSVQPALVICDWMMPIMDGIQVCRTLKADPSLSTTFFILLTSRGDLEDRIKGLNAGADEFLSKPIDANELKARVRAGLRLYQLNQDLSQLNLALQQETQRLEQERAEAADYVRSILPDPMESPCTIRSRFVPSSQLGGDCFDYFWITPESLVLYLLDVSGHGLKSALSSVQILQVLRSRGLGADYQNPQAVLEALNRLFAMEEHDYQYFTIWYGVYQPAKQELVYATAGHPPALLIGESQPIETQLLKTKGLPIGMFAEAEYCCDRISIPINSTLYLFSDGIYEILQPDGQIWGFPAFAEALKSSHSKGQPSLDTILDQTKTRCVAETFSDDLSLLQIHFTADLP
- a CDS encoding response regulator transcription factor; this translates as MIRLLLVDDQGIVREGLRSLLDAKPDLEVIGEAENGQQAVEQAIALQPDVILMDVRMPIMDGVAATRTLHEQAPHLKVLILTTFDEDDYVTRAMRQGAKGYLLKDTPSNELAEAIRAVQKGYTHLGPGLFDKVMTATPAAPPPPPEINELTPRELEVLQLIAAGKSNREIADALYISERTVKNHVNSILKRLNLRDRTQAAILATNLQSLKTE
- a CDS encoding 3'(2'),5'-bisphosphate nucleotidase, which produces MAYETEKQIAIKAALAAGQLCERVRHEISPEAIEKKDRSPVTIADFGSQALICRELATEFPNDPVVGEEDAAELKQPEMAERLSQVADYVGAIAPNTTPDQVVSWIDHGNGSVGPRYWTLDPIDGTKGFLRKDQYAVALALVEDGEVKVGVLVCPALQLSAAQPGLMFVAVRGEGTTMSGLDGQNPQTIKVVSSENDPNLRFVESVESGHGNQAQQAEIAKAAGITQDSLRMDSQAKYGAVASGEAALYLRLPSPKTPDYREKIWDHAAGTIVVEEAGGRVTDMHGKPLDFSQGAKLVDNQGVVVSNGLLHDKVIAALQQQTS
- a CDS encoding STAS domain-containing protein translates to MSLNVQIIQPTEILDGTTAAALHQAVSQALNTAATVILVDCQAVTFMDSSGLGALVLALKMSRAQGCRFCLCAINQQVDMLFGLTDTHQVFEIYLDRAAFEATVT
- a CDS encoding Spy/CpxP family protein refolding chaperone gives rise to the protein MKFNQVTVLAAATILIPLGGTIAHFTAAPKAAVAQSEQLLLAQASETPTEGKGEKRRGWDRSKLFEQLDLSDAQKTEIQNIRQQARENGPGREEARAAREKMRELFASDASSDELRTQYQDSQSLRQELREQRFETKLKIREVLTPEQRTKLAELKPERRRHRGGKGPQSRTF